One window of the Clupea harengus chromosome 20, Ch_v2.0.2, whole genome shotgun sequence genome contains the following:
- the LOC105891250 gene encoding LOW QUALITY PROTEIN: protocadherin alpha-C2-like (The sequence of the model RefSeq protein was modified relative to this genomic sequence to represent the inferred CDS: deleted 1 base in 1 codon): MAVAGRCSNINEYVPLFFYFVIVLLSGLTNAQIKYSIPEELDSGAFVGDIVRDLGLELRKLSTRRIRISSDNRRYFNIDHKNGKLFVSDRIDRETLCDYSGSCLLNLEVVVENPLEVHNVEVEILDANDNSPLFPRDEYQLEISESAPAGTRFPIEGAQDTDDGSNSVRLYRLSPNEHLALESNKPPPNGKHIELILKKPLDREQTSSHQLILTAADGGTASRTGTAKIYVRVLDTNDNAPVFDSSVYKVKLRENSPLGALVIKLSATDRDEGTNGEVYYSFSSYTPERVRQMFTMDSDSGEIRVRSNVDYEETNTYEMYIQAMDRGAGAVAVHCKVVVEVLDVNDNPPEILLSSLSSPVREDARADTVVGLISVSDRDSGQNKHVTLDIIPPNLPFKIKPFRTHYTIVTSAFLDREAIPFYNVTVTASDGGSPSLSSQMAVRVDVADVNDNPPRFEQTSYTVYVTENNAPSAPLCVVKATDPDAGENARITYTVLNDNNHGISVASYVSIKPDTGEVYALRSFDFEKLREFHLQVKAQDNGVPPLSRVAIVYLYVMDQNDHTPYFVHPVPNGTQPAEMVMRNAEAGVLVTRVAAWDGDAGQNAWLLYGLQHPAELDLFKVHEHTGEIRTTRRVVEDNSTLFSLVVLVKDHGLPPRSSTATVNVAVMEIPPKVTPDPKRIIRPNGTLPFTNVTIYLIVALSATTFVFLVTVVVLAIVKCHAYCSQPGACSCSTCCGCKKSPKEGGAAGGGGGGGGSGGGGGGGGVGGGVGAGGNQQPNNSVALRRDLNVEPHYIEVRGNGSMTKTYCYKTCLTATSGSDTFMFYNTGRPMSGTWGSGQQSFFTGQHSSQFVRRLSMPDATAIQPKPPNSDWRYSASLRAGMQSSVHMEESSVMQGAQGVLVQNWPTVSSAADGDGGEVSPPMGAGVDSGSWHYRYGPTGPQHLKPGEMPPEAFIIPGSPAIISIRQGQEGDDKSDFITFGKKEEAKKKKKKKKEKKDKREKGKDDDD; encoded by the exons ATGGCTGTTGCGGGGCGATGTAGCAACATAAACGAGTAtgtgcctctttttttttattttgttatagTTTTACTAAGTGGCCTTACAAATGCACAAATTAAGTATTCTATTCCAGAGGAGCTGGATTCCGGAGCTTTCGTTGGAGACATCGTTAGGGATTTAGGACTAGAGCTGAGAAAGCTCTCAACACGGAGGATCCGTATCTCCTCCGATAACAGGAGGTATTTTAATATTGATCACAAAAACGGGAAGCTATTCGTTAGCGACAGAATCGACCGTGAGACGCTGTGCGATTACAGCGGCTCCTGCCTTCTCAATCTCGAAGTGGTCGTTGAAAATCCACTCGAGGTGCACAACGTGGAGGTGGAGATTTTGGACGCGAACGACAACTCCCCGCTATTCCCCCGAGACGAGTACCAGCTGGAGATCTCTGAGTCCGCGCCCGCTGGGACCAGGTTTCCCATCGAGGGTGCACAGGACACGGACGATGGCTCCAATTCGGTGCGCCTCTATCGCCTCAGCCCTAACGAGCACCTCGCACTCGAGTCCAACAAGCCCCCGCCTAATGGAAAGCACATCGAACTGATATTAAAAAAGCCTCTGGATCGCGAGCAAACGTCTTCACATCAGCTAATTCTGACAGCCGCGGACGGAGGCACAGCATCGCGCACTGGCACAGCAAAGATTTACGTGCGCGTTTTGGACACAAACGACAACGCGCCGGTGTTCGACAGCTCTGTATACAAAGTAAAACTGAGGGAGAACTCGCCCTTGGGCGCGTTGGTTATAAAACTCAGCGCCACAGATAGGGATGAGGGCACAAATGGAGAGGTTTACTACTCCTTCAGCAGCTACACTCCAGAGAGAGTTCGCCAGATGTTCACCATGGACTCTGACAGTGGGGAGATCAGGGTCAGGAGCAATGTTGACTATGAGGAGACCAATACTTATGAAATGTACATCCAGGCTATGGACAGAGGCGCAGGTGCTGTTGCAGTCCACTGTAAGGTGGTGGTGGAAGTGCTTGACGTGAATGACAACCCCCCAGAGATCTTGCTGTCCTCCCTGTCCAGCCCAGTGAGGGAGGACGCGAGGGCGGACACTGTGGTAGGGCTGATCAGTGTGTCCGACCGCGACTCGGgccaaaacaaacatgtcaCCCTGGACATCATCCCTCCCAACCTCCCCTTCAAGATCAAGCCCTTTCGGACCCATTACACCATAGTCACCTCAGCCTTCCTGGACCGAGAGGCCATTCCGTTCTACAACGTGACCGTGACGGCCAGCGATGGTGGCAGCCCCTCCCTTTCCTCCCAGATGGCCGTGCGTGTGGACGTGGCCGATGTGAATGACAACCCTCCGCGCTTTGAGCAGACCTCTTACACCGTTTATGTCACGGAGAACAATGCCCCCAGTGCTCCGCTGTGTGTCGTGAAGGCCACCGATCCAGACGCGGGCGAGAATGCCCGCATCACCTACACCGTCCTCAACGACAACAACCACGGCATC TCGGTGGCCTCTTATGTGTCCATCAAACCGGACACCGGTGAGGTTTATGCCTTGCGCTCATTTGACTTTGAGAAGCTGCGCGAGTTTCACTTACAGGTGAAGGCGCAGGACAATGGCGTTCCCCCGCTGAGCCGCGTGGCCATCGTCTATCTCTACGTCATGGACCAGAACGACCACACGCCGTACTTTGTGCACCCGGTGCCGAACGGCACACAACCCGCCGAGATGGTGATGCGAAACGCAGAGGCTGGCGTGCTGGTGACGCGGGTGGCGGCCTGGGACGGAGACGCCGGGCAGAACGCCTGGCTCCTCTACGGCCTGCAGCACCCGGCCGAACTGGACCTGTTCAAGGTGCACGAGCACACGGGCGAGATCCGCACCACCCGCCGCGTCGTGGAGGACAACTCGACCCTCTTCAGCCTGGTCGTGCTGGTGAAGGATCACGGCCTGCCCCCGCGCTCCTCCACCGCCACCGTCAATGTGGCCGTCATGGAGATCCCGCCCAAGGTGACCCCCGACCCCAAGCGCATCATCCGCCCGAACGGCACGCTCCCCTTCACCAACGTCACGATCTACCTGATCGTGGCTCTGAGCGCCACCACCTTCGTCTTcctggtgacggtggtggtgctGGCCATCGTGAAGTGCCATGCATACTGCAGCCAGCCCGGAGCCTGCTCCTGCTCGACCTGCTGTGGATGCAAGAAGTCCCCCAAGGAGGGCGGCGctgcaggaggagggggtggtgggggtgggtcaggtggaggtgggggtggtgggggtgtgggtgggggcgTAGGCGCCGGGGGCAACCAGCAGCCCAACAACAGCGTGGCCTTGCGGCGAGACCTCAACGTGGAGCCTCACTACATAGAGGTGCGGGGCAACGGCTCAATGACCAAGACGTACTGCTACAAGACCTGCCTGACTGCCACGTCGGGCAGCGACACCTTCATGTTCTACAACACGGGCCGGCCCATGAGCGGGACTTGGGGCTCGGGACAGCAAAGCTTCTTCACGGGACAGCACAGCAGTCAGTTCGTGCGGCGGCTCAGCATGCCTGATGCCACCGCCATCCAG CCCAAGCCTCCCAATTCGGACTGGAGATACTCGGCCTCCCTGAGGGCAGGAATGCAAAG CTCGGTGCATATGGAGGAGTCCTCGGTGATGCAGGGAGCCCAGGGGGTCCTGGTCCAGAACTGGCCGACCGTGTCCAGCGCTGCCG